A genomic region of Elaeis guineensis isolate ETL-2024a chromosome 9, EG11, whole genome shotgun sequence contains the following coding sequences:
- the LOC105052069 gene encoding uncharacterized protein isoform X1 — protein MSEFPPNPDDGELWLPSEIFPDVGVCCRHHRQPDAAGLSYLDDLAEKLAAFGLLDRSHLVRPIYHPSDGFRSGNGSVSRFGPSVESETGAGMVYDGFRSPAAATRVLDAIAAGSRPMFPFSPAKPSQVEAFGQGGSGVMARQQQVPIRGRRFVPVRTGGSGRESGGTGVFLPRVSGNEVMPPTKKKSNIKNGGERQRQPTKNAAMGKRGIPFHQAPPPEMCLPHDWTY, from the exons ATGTCGGAGTTCCCACCGAATCCTGACGACGGCGAGCTCTGGCTGCCATCGGAGATCTTCCCGGACGTCGGCGTCTGCTGCCGCCACCACCGCCAGCCCGACGCCGCTGGTCTCTCCTACTTGGACGACCTTGCCGAGAAGCTCGCCGCCTTCGGCCTCCTCGATCGCAGCCACCTTGTCCGACCCATCTATCACCCCTCCGAC GGGTTTCGTTCTGGAAACGGATCGGTTTCGCGGTTCGGGCCTTCGGTCGAGAGTGAGACCGGAGCGGGGATGGTGTACGACGGGTTCCGCTCGCCGGCGGCTGCGACGCGGGTGCTTGACGCCATCGCTGCCGGTTCGCGGCCGATGTTTCCTTTTTCCCCGGCGAAGCCGTCTCAG GTGGAGGCTTTTGGGCAGGGGGGAAGTGGGGTTATGGCGAGGCAGCAGCAGGTGCCGATTCGAGGTCGGCGGTTCGTTCCGGTTCGGACCGGCGGATCTGGGAGGGAGTCCGGAGGCACCGGCGTGTTTCTTCCTCGGGTGAGCGGTAACGAAGTCATGCCTCCAACGAAGAAGAAATCTA ACATCAAAAATGGAGGAGAGCGACAGAGGCAGCCCACAAAGAATGCGGCCATGGGGAAGCGAGGAATACCATTTCATCAGGCTCCTCCTCCTGAGATGTGTTTGCCTCATGACTGGACCTACTGA
- the LOC105052069 gene encoding uncharacterized protein isoform X2 — MSEFPPNPDDGELWLPSEIFPDVGVCCRHHRQPDAAGLSYLDDLAEKLAAFGLLDRSHLVRPIYHPSDGFRSGNGSVSRFGPSVESETGAGMVYDGFRSPAAATRVLDAIAAGSRPMFPFSPAKPSQVEAFGQGGSGVMARQQQVPIRGRRFVPVRTGGSGRESGGTGVFLPRVSGNEVMPPTKKKSSRHQKWRRATEAAHKECGHGEARNTISSGSSS; from the exons ATGTCGGAGTTCCCACCGAATCCTGACGACGGCGAGCTCTGGCTGCCATCGGAGATCTTCCCGGACGTCGGCGTCTGCTGCCGCCACCACCGCCAGCCCGACGCCGCTGGTCTCTCCTACTTGGACGACCTTGCCGAGAAGCTCGCCGCCTTCGGCCTCCTCGATCGCAGCCACCTTGTCCGACCCATCTATCACCCCTCCGAC GGGTTTCGTTCTGGAAACGGATCGGTTTCGCGGTTCGGGCCTTCGGTCGAGAGTGAGACCGGAGCGGGGATGGTGTACGACGGGTTCCGCTCGCCGGCGGCTGCGACGCGGGTGCTTGACGCCATCGCTGCCGGTTCGCGGCCGATGTTTCCTTTTTCCCCGGCGAAGCCGTCTCAG GTGGAGGCTTTTGGGCAGGGGGGAAGTGGGGTTATGGCGAGGCAGCAGCAGGTGCCGATTCGAGGTCGGCGGTTCGTTCCGGTTCGGACCGGCGGATCTGGGAGGGAGTCCGGAGGCACCGGCGTGTTTCTTCCTCGGGTGAGCGGTAACGAAGTCATGCCTCCAACGAAGAAGAAATCTAGTAG ACATCAAAAATGGAGGAGAGCGACAGAGGCAGCCCACAAAGAATGCGGCCATGGGGAAGCGAGGAATACCATTTCATCAGGCTCCTCCTCCTGA
- the LOC105052132 gene encoding protein CHROMOSOME TRANSMISSION FIDELITY 7 encodes MPQAKISAFFKPSSPHPPPVAPPPPPLEISVTYTRRHPNPESKRSDIDGSQLYSSEIEKNDGIAVSSLRSDPVGKLVNKKRSYAQYHLELGQSDFLLHTCSVCGLRYARGDEGDEKVHKTFHKSFYEGIHFKGWRSERLVSKPSCNGNRILLVLDCDPSAQKRKVEEIIKIMEKELGFSDDQLLHKLCKVYLFISRHRIVGCLVAEPIKKAHRIISNSSSCNDSDDISHKLAVADTELMRPKPTVQFGAFSFKREAIKRSCSTNSAKVDQWDGGAILCEEEAVLALCGFRAIWVVPSHRRKGIASQLLDVARKSFCSSKMLDHSQCAFSPPTSSGKALASRFCSSNSFLVYMAEDV; translated from the exons ATGCCGCAGGCGAAGATCAGCGCCTTCTTCAAGCCCTCCTCCCCCCACCCACCTCCTGTTGCGCCGCCGCCACCGCCTCTCGAGATCTCAGTCACCTATACTCGCCGCCATCCGAATCCAGAAAGCAAGAGGAG CGATATTGATGGAAGCCAATTATATAGCAGCGAGATTGAAAAGAACGATGGAATAGCAGTTTCTTCATTGAGATCTGATCCTGTTGGCAAGCTTGTCAACAAGAAGAGAAGTTATGCTCAGTACCATTTGGAATTGGGGCAGTCTGATTTCCTCCTCCACACTTGCTCTGTTTGTGGTCTAAGGTATGCTCGTGGTGATGAGGGGGATGAGAAGGTTCACAAGACCTTCCATAAGAGCTTCTATGAGGGGATCCATTTCAAG GGTTGGCGCAGTGAGAGACTGGTCTCTAAACCTAGCTGCAATGGAAACCGCATCTTGTTGGTGTTGGATTGCGACCCCTCAGCTCAAAAGCGCAAG GTTGAAGAGATAATTAAGATTATGGAAAAAGAGCTTGGGTTCAGTGATGACCAGCTTCTTCATAAGCTATGCAAG GTATACCTGTTTATTTCACGTCATAGGATTGTTGGCTGCCTTGTTGCTGAACCGATAAAAAAAGCACATAGAATTATTTCTAATTCTTCCTCGTGCAATGATTCTGATGATATATCACACAAGTTGGCAGTGGCTGATACAGAGTTGATGAGACCAAAGCCGACCGTACAATTTGGAGCTTTTAGTTTTAAGAGGGAAGCCATTAAAAGAAGTTGTTCAACCAATAGCGCCAAGGTGGATCAGTGGGATGGTGGAGCTATCCTCTGTGAGGAGGAAGCTGTGCTAGCTCTTTGTGGCTTTAGGGCTATTTGGGTTGTACCCTCCCACAGAAGGAAGGGAATTGCCTCACAACTATTAGATGTGGCAAG GAAGAGTTTCTGCAGCAGCAAAATGTTAGACCACTCTCAGTGTGCATTCTCTCCACCAACCTCTTCTGGCAAGGCATTGGCATCAAGGTTTTGCAGCAGCAACTCATTCTTGGTTTACATGGCAGAGGATGTTTAG
- the LOC105052068 gene encoding LOW QUALITY PROTEIN: uncharacterized protein (The sequence of the model RefSeq protein was modified relative to this genomic sequence to represent the inferred CDS: inserted 2 bases in 2 codons), which yields MEAAAVLGIGHFGPLPRTLSRRHQASTSPYPLTPKTTPPSKAQPHPKIYRSLPTHTREGNATHLRTHSMCSMDGPFLSGGGYSSEAWSYITALDTHIKDPKIRLRVEQHGDLESLEFWLGLPEGSKALAFNLHNTKCXMSETIVICHSEPGAWYPPLFDTFPCPPTGYEEPVFVVGRTMFETDRVSPGHVRRCNRMDAVWVPTEFHVSTFVQSGVDPAKVVKMIQPVDVEFFDPSKHEALVLPTGAPVFGSHAASMNSNSGGKEKEFVFLSIFKWEQRKGWDVLLKAYMEXFSKSDGVALYLLISAYHSGRDFGSRIVEFVKGSGVKEPGDGWAAVHVIDFHVPQADLPRLYKAADAFVLPSRGEGWGRPIVEAMAMALPVIATNWSGPTEYLTEENGYPLPVDRMSGVREGPFEGHLWGEPSVEQLRVLMRRVASNPGEGRRKGRRARQDMMERFSPKIVARLVADQVLKIWRNHSRIRESDLKH from the exons ATGGAAGCCGCTGCTGTTCTGGGCATCGGCCATTTTGGTCCTCTTCCTCGCACTCTCTCCCGACGTCACCAAGCCAGTACCTCACCTTATCCTCTCACGCCTAAGACTACTCCACCCTCTAAAGCCCAGCCTCATCCAAAGATTTACCGGTCTCTTCCTACCCACACGAGAGAAGGAAACGCTACCCATCTCCGAACGCACTCCATGTGTTCTATGGATGGCCCTTTCCTCTCAGGTGGTGGCTATAGCTCCGAAGCCTGGTCTTATATCACAGCTTTAGATACCCACATCAAAGACCCTAAAATTAGGCTTCGTGTAGAGCAGCATGGTGATCTAGAATCATTGGAATTCTGGCTCGGTTTGCCCGAAGGTTCCAAGGCTCTAGCCTTCAACCTTCATAACACCAAAT CAATGAGCGAGACCATCGTGATCTGCCACAGCGAGCCGGGTGCTTGGTACCCACCACTGTTCGACACATTCCCCTGCCCGCCCACGGGCTACGAGGAACCGGTGTTTGTCGTCGGCCGGACCATGTTCGAGACCGACCGGGTGAGTCCCGGGCATGTCAGGCGCTGTAATCGTATGGATGCCGTCTGGGTGCCTACCGAATTCCACGTATCCACATTTGTCCAAAGTGGTGTCGATCCTGCCAAGGTTGTCAAGATGATCCAGCCGGTCGACGTCGAGTTCTTCGACCCATCGAAGCATGAGGCGTTGGTTCTCCCTACCGGAGCGCCGGTGTTCGGCTCGCATGCAGCGAGCATGAATTCGAATTCTGGTGGTAAGGAGAAAGAGTTTGTTTTCCTGAGCATCTTTAAGTGGGAGCAGAGAAAAGGATGGGATGTGCTGCTGAAAGCTTATATGG GATTCTCCAAGTCGGATGGGGTTGCCTTGTATCTACTGATTAGTGCCTACCATTCTGGCAGAGATTTCGGCAGCAGGATTGTCGAGTTCGTGAAGGGGAGTGGTGTAAAGGAGCCGGGTGATGGATGGGCTGCGGTTCATGTTATTGATTTCCATGTACCGCAGGCTGATCTGCCGAGGTTATACAAGGCGGCTGATGCGTTTGTTCTTCCGTCGAGAGGCGAAGGTTGGGGGAGGCCCATCGTGGAGGCCATGGCGATGGCGTTGCCGGTGATTGCCACGAATTGGTCTGGCCCGACGGAGTACTTGACGGAGGAGAATGGGTATCCTTTGCCTGTGGATCGGATGAGCGGGGTGAGGGAAGGGCCATTCGAGGGTCACCTCTGGGGCGAGCCCTCGGTCGAACAGTTGAGGGTTTTGATGAGGCGCGTCGCGAGCAATCCCGGAGAGGGCAGGAGGAAAGGGAGGAGGGCCAGGCAAGACATGATGGAGAGATTCTCACCGAAGATTGTCGCAAGACTCGTCGCAGATCAGGTTCTGAAGATATGGAGGAATCATAGTCGAATACGGGAAAGCGACCTGAAACATTAA